The Rathayibacter caricis DSM 15933 genomic sequence TCGGGATCGGCAGGGTCTTCTTCCAGTCGATGCCGAGCGTCTCGAGCGCCTTGGCGTAGCCGTTCTCGTGGGCCTGGTCGCGGACGATCAGGTAGGCGATCGTCGAGCGGGCCGTCTTGTTGTCCGTCATCTCGTAGATGCGGCACTTCTGCAGGCGCCCGGTCGATTCGAGCATGAGGTTGTAGAGCAGGTCGAGCACGAGGTTGCCCGAGTTGTAGACGTAGCTTCCGCTCCACGGGTTGCCGACCGAGTCGACCGGCAGGGCGCCCTGCGCTCCGACGAGGTAGTGGTGGATGTTGCCCGTGTCGAGGGCGATGTTCAGCGGAGTCGCTCCACCGGCCCCCGGGGTGTCGAGCGGATCCGTCGGCTTGCCGTTGTAGCGCGGGGAGCCGTCGAGCAGGCGCGAGATGGTGGTGCCGATCAGCTCGACGTGGCTGATCTCCTCCGTGCCGATGCCCTGGATCAGGTCGCGGTACGGCTTCGCGTCGGCGCCGCGGAAGTTCATCGCCTGGAAGAGGTACTGCATCATCGTGCGCATCTCGCCGAACTGACCGCCGAGCCCCTCCTGCAGTGCGTTCGCGGCGGCCGGATCCGGCTCGTCCTGCTCGATGTCGTTGATGAGTCGCTGCACGTGGAAGAACATCATTGCCTCCGAGAGGATCGTGGTGTCCCCTCAGAGTCCGTCGTGCTCCTCGAGCACCGCGCCCCCTTGCCCTTCCCCGAGCGCGGAGGGACACTGCCGCACCTCTCGACGGCGGCGCCCGCAGCCGGGACGCTCGGCGCGGAGGCCGCGGACCGCCGCCGCTGCGCCCCGAGAGCGCCGCCGCGGCGAGGGGCTCACGCCCCGGTCAGCGCCTCCACGTCGGCCGCGAGGCTCTTCTGCACCGCGAACTGGGTGCGGTGCAGCTCCTCGTACCGGCCGCCGGCGGCCAGCAGCTCGTCGTGCGTGCCGCGCTCGACGATGGAGCCGTCCTCGATCACGAGGATCAGGTCGGCGCTGCGGATGGTGGACAGGCGGTGCGCGATGACCATCGCCGTCCGCCCCTCCAGCGCCTCGCTGAGCGCGGCCTGCACGGCCGCCTCCGAGGTCGAGTCCAGCGCGGCGGTCGCCTCGTCGAGGATGACGACCCGCGGCTGGGCGAGCAGGAGCCGCGCGATGGTCAGGCGCTGGCGCTCGCCGCCCGAGAGCCGGTAGCCGCGCTCGCCGACGACGGTGTCGAGCTGGTCTGGCAGCGAGCGGAGGAGCGGCTCCAGCCGCGCGCGGCGGACCGCGTCCCACACGTCGTCGAGGGACGCCTCCGGTCGGGCGAGGCGCAGGTTCGACAGGATCGTCTCGTGGAACAGGTGGCCGTCCTGCGTCACCATGCCCAGCGAGTGCCGCATCGAGTCGAACGTGACGTCGCGGACGTCCGTCCCGGCGAGCCGCACGGCACCGCTGTCGACGTCGTACAGGCGCGAGAGCAGCTGCGCGATCGTGGACTTGCCGGCTCCGGACGTGCCGACGAGCGCCACCGTCTGACCGGGCTCGATGCGGAAGGACACGCCGTGCAGCACCTCCTCGCCGCCGCGGGTGTCGAGCGTCGAGACCTCCTCGAGGGAGGCGAGGGACACCTTGTCCGCGGACGGGTAGGCGAAGCGGACGTCGTCGAACTCGACGGAGACGGGGCCCTCGGGGACGGAGACGGCGTCGGGCTTCTCCTGGATGAGCGGCTCGAGGTCCAGCACTTCGAAGACGCGCTCGAAGCTCACCACCGCGCTCATGATCTCGACGCGGGCGTTCGCGAGGCTGGTCAGCGGCGCGTAGAGGCGGGTGAGGAGGAGCGCCAGGGTGACCACCTCGCCCGTGTCCAGGGCGCCGCCGAGGGCGAGGACACCGCCGAGGCCGTAGACGAGCGCGAGGGCGAGGGCCGAGACGAGCATCAGCGCCGTGAAGAAGACGAACTGCAGCATCGCGGTCCGGACGCCGATGTCGCGGACACGGGCGGCGCGGACGCGGAACTCCTCGGCCTCCTCGTCGGGCCGGCCGAACAGCTTGACGAGGGTGGCGCCGGGGGCCGAGAAGCGCTCGGTCATCTGCGTGCTCATCGCGGAGTTGTGATCGGCGGCCTCGCGGCGGAGCGCGGCGAGGCGGCCGCCCATCCGGCGCGCGGGCACCAGGAAGATCGGGAGCATGACGACGGCGAGGACCGTGACGAGCCAGGACGTGCTGAGCATGACGATCAGGGTGAGGATGAGCGCCACGAGGTTCGTGACGACGCCCGACAGGGTACCGCTGAACGCCTGCTGCGCGCCGATCACGTCGTTGTTGAGGCGACTCACGAGGGCGCCGGTGCGGGTACGGGTGAAGAACGCGATCGGCATCTTCTGCACGTGATCGAAGACGGCGGTGCGCAGGTCCAGGATCACGCCCTCGCCGATCCGCGCGGAGTACCAGCGCGTCACGAGGGACACGGCGGCGTCGGCCACGGCGACGAGCGCGATGACGACGGCGATCCGGATGATCGTGGCGACCTCGCCCCGCGCGACGATGACGTCGACCACCTGGCCGGCCAGCACCGGCGTCGCGACCGCGAGGAACGCTCCGACGATCGAGAGGGTGATGAAGATCAGCAGCTGCGACCGGTACGGCACGGCGAACGTCATGATCCGCCTGACCGACGCGCGGGAGATGCCGTGCTTGCCGTCCCTGACGGTCGAGATCTTGTAGAGCGAGCTCCAGGCCGCGCCTTCCATGCTCATCGGCAGTTCCTTCCCTCGGCCCCACGCCCCAACTTAGGGGGTGGGTGGTGGGGATTCCTGGGGTGGCTCGTGGTCCCTCCGATCGCGGTGCGCACCCTCCTTCAGAAGCGGCCTGCGC encodes the following:
- a CDS encoding manganese catalase family protein encodes the protein MFFHVQRLINDIEQDEPDPAAANALQEGLGGQFGEMRTMMQYLFQAMNFRGADAKPYRDLIQGIGTEEISHVELIGTTISRLLDGSPRYNGKPTDPLDTPGAGGATPLNIALDTGNIHHYLVGAQGALPVDSVGNPWSGSYVYNSGNLVLDLLYNLMLESTGRLQKCRIYEMTDNKTARSTIAYLIVRDQAHENGYAKALETLGIDWKKTLPIPKTNAERFPEVKKLVDLGLQSKQYTFDLEGASEAGKIFRGASPSNDGTTLESKEQAPEGVPSVIAPERFEEFSPGLDPELLKLIQTTAEMELDEISSFYGPTGK
- a CDS encoding ABC transporter ATP-binding protein → MSMEGAAWSSLYKISTVRDGKHGISRASVRRIMTFAVPYRSQLLIFITLSIVGAFLAVATPVLAGQVVDVIVARGEVATIIRIAVVIALVAVADAAVSLVTRWYSARIGEGVILDLRTAVFDHVQKMPIAFFTRTRTGALVSRLNNDVIGAQQAFSGTLSGVVTNLVALILTLIVMLSTSWLVTVLAVVMLPIFLVPARRMGGRLAALRREAADHNSAMSTQMTERFSAPGATLVKLFGRPDEEAEEFRVRAARVRDIGVRTAMLQFVFFTALMLVSALALALVYGLGGVLALGGALDTGEVVTLALLLTRLYAPLTSLANARVEIMSAVVSFERVFEVLDLEPLIQEKPDAVSVPEGPVSVEFDDVRFAYPSADKVSLASLEEVSTLDTRGGEEVLHGVSFRIEPGQTVALVGTSGAGKSTIAQLLSRLYDVDSGAVRLAGTDVRDVTFDSMRHSLGMVTQDGHLFHETILSNLRLARPEASLDDVWDAVRRARLEPLLRSLPDQLDTVVGERGYRLSGGERQRLTIARLLLAQPRVVILDEATAALDSTSEAAVQAALSEALEGRTAMVIAHRLSTIRSADLILVIEDGSIVERGTHDELLAAGGRYEELHRTQFAVQKSLAADVEALTGA